The following are from one region of the Paenalkalicoccus suaedae genome:
- a CDS encoding MATE family efflux transporter — protein MDQQQQSKMLAEEPIPSLLKRMSIPAIVGMVVMVLYNVVDTIFISYFVGIEGVAAATIAGPVMMIMLAIAAALGIGGSSVISRRLGEKREGEANRVFNTVLSLIIIMGIVGVIAAFTVLEPLLVLFGATPDLMALALDYIFPITLGTIFFSFAFATNAMIRSEGNARFAMITMIIPSVINIILDPIFIAWLGMGVQGAAVATVISQGIVSIYVLYYYLAGRSSLRIILSEMIPRYNLSKEVFVVGLPAFVRQVSASVMMIAINAMLIRYGGEFYVGVFGIVQRVMMFTLMPMMGILQGMQPIVGYNYGANLYDRMREVILLALKVVTIYSIVVFAAIMLLPELLLRIFTADAAVIEAATDGMRIMFAAGILIGAQVISGGLYQSLGMAKPALILSMARQVLFLIPLVLILPQFFGVWGVWLAFPIADVLAFLLSVYFLYRDRGLFFKPREKSSAVKEAPSSG, from the coding sequence ATGGATCAACAACAGCAGAGTAAAATGCTCGCAGAAGAGCCAATTCCATCCTTGTTAAAACGGATGTCCATACCAGCCATTGTAGGTATGGTTGTGATGGTATTGTACAACGTGGTCGATACCATTTTTATCTCGTATTTCGTCGGGATTGAAGGGGTAGCGGCAGCGACAATCGCTGGTCCAGTTATGATGATTATGCTTGCTATAGCAGCAGCGCTTGGTATTGGTGGTTCTTCTGTGATTTCGAGACGCCTTGGGGAAAAGCGTGAAGGGGAAGCGAACCGCGTATTCAATACGGTACTATCCCTGATTATCATTATGGGGATTGTCGGTGTCATTGCAGCATTTACCGTGCTTGAACCACTACTTGTCTTATTTGGAGCAACACCGGACTTAATGGCGCTTGCTCTCGACTATATCTTTCCCATCACATTAGGAACGATCTTTTTCTCGTTTGCTTTTGCGACAAACGCGATGATTCGCTCAGAGGGAAATGCGCGATTTGCGATGATCACGATGATCATCCCATCCGTCATTAATATTATTTTAGACCCAATCTTTATCGCTTGGTTAGGTATGGGCGTGCAAGGTGCTGCTGTGGCCACTGTTATTTCACAAGGGATCGTCTCTATTTACGTGTTGTACTATTATTTAGCAGGCAGAAGTTCACTTCGTATCATCCTCTCTGAAATGATTCCGAGATACAATTTATCAAAGGAAGTCTTTGTTGTAGGGCTTCCAGCCTTTGTACGACAAGTGTCAGCGAGTGTGATGATGATTGCGATCAATGCCATGCTTATCAGGTACGGCGGCGAATTTTACGTCGGAGTGTTTGGTATCGTACAACGAGTCATGATGTTTACATTAATGCCTATGATGGGGATTTTACAAGGAATGCAGCCAATCGTTGGATACAACTACGGAGCAAACCTATACGATCGGATGAGAGAGGTCATTCTGCTTGCATTAAAGGTTGTAACCATTTATTCGATCGTTGTATTTGCAGCTATCATGCTCTTACCGGAGCTACTACTTCGTATCTTTACAGCTGACGCCGCAGTTATCGAAGCAGCAACGGACGGAATGAGAATCATGTTTGCTGCGGGTATCTTAATAGGGGCCCAAGTAATAAGCGGCGGTTTATACCAATCTCTTGGAATGGCAAAACCTGCGCTTATCTTATCGATGGCTCGCCAAGTGTTATTTTTAATTCCACTTGTGCTTATCTTGCCGCAGTTCTTTGGCGTGTGGGGCGTATGGTTAGCCTTCCCGATAGCTGATGTATTGGCGTTCTTACTCTCCGTTTATTTCTTATATAGAGATAGAGGATTATTCTTTAAGCCTAGAGAGAAATCAAGTGCTGTTAAAGAGGCGCCGTCATCTGGTTAA
- a CDS encoding sensor domain-containing diguanylate cyclase has product MTWRQWRLSKQLLFWLMLLTLIPLLLLGWLITYQLNVTEQALIDKKANEMTTLLLADSIYFERFITNRFRELEFMASIDSFTESNIDGMNELLTNKADIGDNYDSLYFVDTTGTGVVGVISSNERAAILSSEEANDFLAVDREWFIRSLNGSPAISDPLQSRATGNRIIALSVPIVNSSEVIGVLRGAILIDRLIERVGISDEQGQTEMYLVDSNGIVMTETLRKAPGDRVEPEILQLLQDPNGTAEYEDSHGREVIGAFQQLELLDWTVIIEEPIEEAFVTASALRNQFYLFVSILVAVTIIIISIVATYLSKTLTTPVTSMLEDVKQAANGEWKDDKPIEGANPSSKNEIHQLAHYFTMMKKQLYVSSSELRRANSKLEKLSYMDGLTNISNRRYFDKRLSEVYLQATTDNYPLSLLLIDIDCFKKYNDTYGHVSGDACLRAVAQALEKATPEGAVVARYGGEEFAIILPAYSHADSKPIGEAIVRSMTEVDIEHSSSTVADHVTVSLGGYTATSFMEANSIEDLLNHADSALYAAKELGRNQAVFYEEGEQKRPMAR; this is encoded by the coding sequence ATGACATGGAGACAATGGAGGCTCTCTAAACAGTTATTGTTTTGGCTTATGCTCTTAACATTAATCCCATTACTACTACTAGGATGGTTAATTACGTATCAGCTAAACGTTACAGAGCAGGCATTAATAGATAAAAAAGCAAACGAAATGACAACACTTCTTTTAGCGGACTCTATATATTTTGAACGATTTATAACAAATAGGTTTAGGGAGCTTGAATTCATGGCTTCAATCGATAGTTTCACGGAAAGTAATATAGACGGCATGAATGAATTGTTGACAAATAAAGCAGACATTGGGGATAACTATGATTCTCTTTATTTTGTTGATACAACAGGTACAGGGGTTGTTGGTGTCATATCATCAAATGAACGTGCTGCTATACTTTCTTCGGAGGAAGCAAATGATTTTTTAGCAGTAGACAGAGAGTGGTTTATACGTTCGTTAAATGGTTCTCCTGCTATCTCAGATCCGCTCCAATCACGAGCAACAGGAAATAGAATTATTGCATTATCGGTGCCAATAGTTAATAGTTCGGAAGTAATTGGGGTTTTAAGAGGGGCTATCCTAATTGATCGATTAATTGAGCGCGTAGGGATTTCAGACGAACAGGGTCAAACCGAAATGTATTTAGTTGATTCAAATGGCATCGTTATGACAGAGACTTTACGCAAAGCCCCTGGTGATAGAGTGGAACCCGAGATTCTGCAATTGCTTCAAGATCCTAACGGAACGGCTGAGTACGAAGATAGCCATGGTAGAGAGGTGATTGGAGCTTTTCAACAGCTGGAATTATTGGATTGGACGGTCATTATTGAGGAGCCAATCGAAGAGGCGTTCGTTACAGCCTCAGCTCTACGTAATCAGTTCTATTTGTTCGTAAGTATTCTTGTAGCAGTCACAATTATCATCATTAGTATTGTAGCAACTTATTTGTCTAAAACATTAACTACCCCTGTCACATCCATGTTAGAGGATGTCAAGCAAGCAGCTAATGGAGAATGGAAGGACGATAAGCCTATTGAGGGAGCAAATCCATCTTCAAAAAACGAGATTCATCAATTGGCGCATTATTTCACTATGATGAAAAAACAACTGTATGTGTCAAGTAGTGAACTCAGACGAGCAAATTCAAAGCTTGAAAAACTATCCTATATGGACGGTTTAACAAACATTTCAAACAGGCGTTATTTTGATAAAAGACTCTCAGAGGTTTATTTACAGGCAACAACTGATAATTACCCATTAAGCTTATTATTAATTGATATCGACTGTTTTAAAAAATACAACGATACGTATGGACACGTTTCTGGTGATGCCTGTTTGCGAGCTGTTGCACAAGCGTTGGAAAAAGCGACCCCGGAAGGTGCAGTGGTGGCAAGGTATGGGGGAGAAGAATTCGCTATTATTCTACCGGCCTACTCTCATGCTGATTCTAAACCTATAGGCGAAGCGATTGTACGATCGATGACGGAAGTGGATATAGAGCACAGTTCTTCTACAGTAGCAGATCACGTGACTGTTAGTTTAGGTGGTTACACAGCTACCTCGTTTATGGAGGCAAACTCTATAGAAGATCTACTGAATCACGCTGATAGTGCTTTATATGCTGCGAAAGAATTGGGGAGAAATCAAGCTGTTTTTTATGAAGAAGGGGAACAAAAAAGACCGATGGCGAGATAA
- a CDS encoding universal stress protein, with the protein MFNRLLLAIDGSKNSVRATKKAIELAKLQLHSRIEILYVVDGKKSREDILHYGDAASYKRKQLLAPFEDMMKTKRITYHTTILHGKDHVAESIIDFANSGEFDAVVIGSRGLNALQTLVLGSVSHKVMKHVKAPVLLVK; encoded by the coding sequence ATGTTTAATCGCCTACTATTAGCGATCGACGGCTCTAAAAATAGTGTAAGAGCTACAAAAAAAGCGATCGAGCTTGCGAAGTTACAGCTCCATTCTCGAATAGAAATCTTATATGTAGTAGATGGGAAGAAATCTAGAGAGGATATTCTCCATTATGGAGATGCCGCTTCGTATAAGCGCAAACAGCTCCTAGCTCCATTTGAAGATATGATGAAGACGAAACGAATTACCTATCACACAACTATTTTACACGGTAAAGATCATGTCGCAGAATCGATTATTGATTTTGCCAATAGCGGCGAATTCGATGCCGTAGTTATTGGAAGTCGTGGATTAAATGCCTTGCAAACGTTGGTGCTTGGCAGTGTCAGTCATAAAGTCATGAAGCATGTAAAAGCACCAGTTTTACTGGTTAAATAG
- a CDS encoding SulP family inorganic anion transporter — MNYVEKLKNEWFGNVRGDVLAGIVVALALIPEAIAFSIIAGVDPMVGLYASFCIAVVIAFVGGRPGMISAATGAMALLMVTLVADHGIEYLLAATILTGIIQILFGIFKLARYMKFVPRSVMIGFVNALAILIFMAQLQHFVDETWVMYGLVALTLAIIYILPRFFKAIPSTLVAIVVVTAIVLTMNIGVRTVGDMGALTQTLPMFALPNIPLNFETLAIIFPYSLALAIVGLLESLLTASIVDDMTDTPSEKNKESRGQGIANIVAGCFGGMAGCAMIGQSVINVKSGGRGRLSALVAGVVLMILIVVLGNIVIQIPMAALAGVMIMVSISTFDWGSVRHINRFPRTDAIVMVVTVATVLYTHNLAIGVFTGVILSAIFFAAKVSKVKVKEHFDEKTKTLTYEIHGQLFFVSTTDFLDKIDFQADTKKVILDLTHSHLWDDSAASAIDKIESKFEQRGIKVELYGSNEESSDLMKRVGGLSKASGH; from the coding sequence TTGAATTACGTAGAAAAACTGAAAAATGAATGGTTTGGGAATGTGAGAGGTGACGTACTTGCCGGAATAGTCGTTGCGTTAGCATTAATCCCAGAAGCAATCGCATTTTCTATTATCGCTGGAGTAGATCCAATGGTAGGGCTTTATGCTTCGTTCTGTATCGCTGTCGTGATCGCATTTGTAGGAGGACGTCCTGGAATGATCTCAGCAGCAACTGGAGCGATGGCGTTGCTTATGGTTACCTTAGTAGCAGATCACGGTATCGAGTATTTACTCGCAGCTACTATCTTAACAGGTATCATCCAAATACTTTTTGGAATCTTTAAGCTCGCTAGATACATGAAGTTTGTCCCACGCTCTGTGATGATTGGATTTGTGAATGCACTTGCTATTTTAATCTTTATGGCTCAGCTACAGCACTTTGTAGATGAGACATGGGTGATGTATGGGTTAGTTGCTTTAACTCTTGCCATCATCTATATTTTGCCGAGATTTTTTAAAGCAATTCCATCTACGCTCGTTGCGATTGTTGTCGTAACAGCCATCGTATTAACGATGAATATTGGCGTGCGAACTGTAGGAGATATGGGTGCATTAACGCAGACATTACCTATGTTTGCGCTACCTAACATCCCACTTAACTTTGAGACGTTAGCGATTATCTTTCCTTATTCATTAGCTTTAGCTATTGTTGGTCTTTTAGAGTCTTTGCTCACTGCATCTATTGTAGATGACATGACCGATACTCCTTCTGAGAAGAATAAGGAGAGTCGCGGACAGGGTATTGCGAATATCGTAGCTGGCTGCTTCGGCGGTATGGCTGGTTGCGCGATGATTGGCCAATCGGTTATCAATGTTAAATCAGGCGGTCGCGGTCGACTGTCTGCGCTTGTAGCTGGAGTTGTATTAATGATTCTCATCGTTGTACTAGGCAACATTGTCATTCAAATCCCTATGGCCGCTCTTGCCGGAGTCATGATTATGGTATCGATTAGTACATTTGATTGGGGCTCTGTTCGTCATATTAATCGCTTTCCACGTACCGATGCCATTGTTATGGTTGTAACAGTTGCAACAGTTTTATACACTCATAATCTTGCCATTGGGGTATTTACAGGCGTTATCTTAAGTGCGATTTTCTTCGCTGCTAAAGTATCAAAGGTGAAGGTAAAGGAACACTTCGATGAGAAGACAAAGACGCTTACGTATGAAATACATGGTCAATTATTCTTCGTCTCAACAACGGATTTCTTAGATAAGATCGATTTTCAAGCTGACACAAAAAAGGTCATTCTTGATTTGACTCACTCTCACTTATGGGATGATTCAGCCGCAAGCGCTATCGATAAGATCGAGTCTAAGTTTGAGCAACGCGGAATCAAGGTCGAGCTTTACGGATCAAATGAAGAGAGCTCTGATTTGATGAAGCGTGTCGGAGGACTTAGTAAGGCCTCCGGACACTAA
- a CDS encoding HAD family hydrolase: MMNIKAVFIDMDGTLLTKDNQISEANKCAIDRLRARGVNVFLATGRHLDITLPYHQELELKTPMICLNGAAVYDWFSLDPLFLRTMAVKPQLHEALLMCNQRNMMIHAEDGLYCATNDSIVKEWTRESQREPRFVGNLKNVSPEKVLKYSIRSDSYITLDPALYGQDCEFIRWDDGFELVRKNVSKWSAIEYLLNKYGIKRAEAMAFGDGPNDVEMLKQCGTGVAMGNANNVLKSVADFVTLDHEKDGLSFFLEKNILQTVTA, from the coding sequence ATGATGAACATTAAAGCAGTGTTTATTGATATGGATGGTACGCTTTTGACAAAAGATAATCAAATATCCGAGGCAAATAAATGTGCAATTGACCGCCTGCGAGCAAGAGGCGTAAACGTATTTTTAGCAACAGGTCGGCATTTAGATATTACGCTTCCTTATCATCAGGAGCTTGAACTTAAAACGCCAATGATTTGTTTAAATGGTGCAGCGGTTTATGATTGGTTTTCTTTGGACCCACTCTTTTTACGAACAATGGCAGTAAAGCCCCAGCTACACGAAGCATTACTTATGTGCAATCAACGCAATATGATGATTCATGCGGAGGATGGACTCTACTGTGCGACTAATGACAGCATTGTTAAAGAGTGGACGCGGGAAAGTCAACGTGAGCCGAGATTTGTTGGTAATTTAAAAAATGTGAGTCCTGAAAAAGTATTAAAGTACAGCATTCGTTCCGATTCTTATATTACGTTGGATCCGGCTTTATACGGGCAGGACTGTGAATTCATACGTTGGGATGATGGCTTTGAGTTGGTTCGTAAAAATGTATCGAAGTGGTCAGCAATTGAGTACCTCTTAAATAAGTACGGCATTAAACGTGCAGAAGCAATGGCATTCGGAGACGGACCAAATGATGTAGAAATGCTAAAGCAGTGCGGTACAGGAGTTGCTATGGGTAACGCAAATAACGTACTAAAATCAGTAGCAGATTTCGTCACATTAGATCATGAAAAAGATGGTCTCTCATTCTTTTTGGAGAAAAACATTTTACAGACCGTTACGGCATAA
- the nagA gene encoding N-acetylglucosamine-6-phosphate deacetylase translates to MMRQFHNVTIGETGERDPIIAIKGGKFTDTADNHSEIEHLTFNEPCYLLPGFIDVHIHGIANADVMDGTEEALDTMQRALVKEGTTSFLPTTLTGDFGNLLHIGGLIQNKMGQHESGATILGAHVEGPFIHPNKRGAQPLEHILKMNKNHIDDLLAAYGDALRIITLAPELDHDEQIKRLANEGVTVSIGHTEATYEETSASIVAGASHITHLYNAMTGFHHREVGVVGAAFLRPELTVELIADGYHASKEAVQLCFQTIGADRLLLITDSMRAKGMGDGAFDLGGQEVTVLGSEARLSNDVLAGSVLKMNEAAALMREVTSCSLAELVKMTSTNQAKKLGIGDRKGSIALGFDADFIIVNERFDIMQTYVNGKLVFDKKENAE, encoded by the coding sequence ATGATGAGACAGTTTCACAACGTAACGATTGGAGAGACTGGAGAGAGGGATCCAATTATTGCGATTAAGGGCGGTAAGTTTACCGATACTGCCGATAATCACTCAGAGATAGAGCATCTCACGTTTAATGAGCCATGCTATCTGTTGCCTGGCTTTATAGATGTGCACATTCATGGGATAGCAAATGCTGACGTGATGGATGGTACAGAGGAAGCACTTGATACTATGCAACGTGCGCTTGTAAAAGAAGGCACCACAAGCTTTTTGCCAACAACATTGACGGGTGATTTTGGCAATTTATTGCATATAGGAGGATTAATTCAGAATAAAATGGGACAGCACGAAAGTGGTGCTACGATTCTTGGTGCTCATGTGGAGGGGCCATTTATCCATCCAAATAAGCGGGGTGCTCAGCCTCTTGAGCATATTTTAAAGATGAATAAAAACCATATAGACGATCTTTTAGCTGCCTATGGAGATGCATTACGAATCATCACACTAGCTCCAGAGCTTGATCACGATGAACAGATAAAACGGCTTGCAAATGAAGGAGTTACTGTCTCCATTGGTCATACAGAAGCTACATATGAGGAGACCTCTGCAAGTATTGTAGCCGGAGCAAGTCACATCACTCATCTGTACAACGCTATGACCGGGTTTCATCATAGAGAGGTGGGAGTGGTTGGTGCAGCATTTTTACGGCCCGAGTTAACGGTTGAACTCATCGCAGATGGCTATCATGCTTCGAAGGAAGCCGTTCAACTCTGCTTTCAAACAATTGGAGCAGATCGACTCCTTCTCATAACAGACTCGATGAGAGCGAAAGGGATGGGCGACGGCGCTTTTGACTTAGGAGGTCAAGAGGTGACGGTCCTAGGATCGGAAGCGCGTCTATCAAATGATGTATTAGCCGGTAGCGTATTAAAGATGAACGAGGCGGCTGCTCTTATGAGAGAAGTAACGTCGTGTAGTCTGGCAGAACTAGTGAAAATGACCTCAACAAACCAGGCTAAAAAGCTTGGGATAGGTGATCGTAAAGGTAGCATAGCTCTTGGCTTTGATGCTGATTTTATTATCGTCAATGAGAGGTTTGACATCATGCAAACGTACGTGAATGGAAAGCTCGTTTTTGATAAGAAGGAGAATGCAGAATGA
- the nagB gene encoding glucosamine-6-phosphate deaminase, translating into MRIIHATDYDDMSKRAASYILERFKDIHTIGLATGGTPKGLYEQLIPFLQKQDLTNMHTVNLDEYVGLAPEHPNSYRQVMNKLLFNEVDIPLANTHLPNGVASDLEEECKRYEALIHFLGVDLQILGIGENGHIGFNEPGVDKNSKTHIVKLTEETREANSRYFKQREDVPTHAITMGIQTILASKEIVLLASGEHKAQAIYDMVHLEPNPTCPASFLKHHKNVTIIVDTKASVKLTG; encoded by the coding sequence ATGAGAATTATTCATGCAACTGACTATGACGACATGAGTAAACGCGCAGCGAGTTATATCCTGGAGCGCTTTAAGGATATTCATACGATTGGGCTTGCAACAGGAGGCACACCAAAGGGACTATACGAACAGCTCATCCCTTTCCTCCAAAAACAGGATCTGACGAATATGCACACGGTCAATTTAGATGAGTACGTAGGCCTTGCGCCAGAGCACCCGAATAGCTATCGGCAGGTGATGAACAAGCTTCTCTTTAATGAGGTGGATATTCCGTTAGCTAATACGCATTTACCTAATGGCGTTGCTTCTGATTTAGAAGAAGAATGTAAAAGGTACGAGGCGCTCATACACTTTTTAGGCGTCGACCTTCAAATTCTCGGGATCGGCGAGAATGGACATATCGGTTTTAATGAGCCAGGCGTCGACAAAAATAGTAAAACGCATATTGTTAAGCTAACGGAGGAAACGAGAGAGGCGAATTCTCGTTACTTTAAGCAGAGAGAGGATGTTCCAACCCATGCGATTACAATGGGAATACAAACGATCCTTGCAAGTAAAGAAATTGTTCTATTAGCATCAGGTGAACATAAAGCTCAGGCTATCTATGATATGGTTCATTTAGAACCGAATCCAACGTGCCCGGCATCCTTTTTAAAGCATCATAAGAACGTCACTATTATTGTAGATACTAAAGCCAGTGTGAAACTCACAGGGTAA
- a CDS encoding cold shock domain-containing protein, giving the protein MTGKVKWFNAEKGFGFIEREDGDDVFVHFSAIQSEGFKTLEEGQDVEFEIVEGNRGPQAANVTAL; this is encoded by the coding sequence ATGACAGGCAAAGTAAAATGGTTTAATGCTGAAAAAGGTTTTGGATTCATCGAGCGTGAAGATGGAGACGACGTATTCGTACACTTCTCTGCTATTCAGTCAGAAGGATTCAAAACACTAGAAGAAGGTCAAGACGTTGAATTCGAAATCGTTGAAGGCAACCGCGGACCACAAGCAGCGAACGTAACTGCTCTATAA